A genomic region of Ewingella sp. CoE-038-23 contains the following coding sequences:
- a CDS encoding nucleoside permease: protein MKRTHLKLSVMMFIEWFIWGAWFVPLWQYLNKLGFSPSEIAWSYSSTAIAAILSPVLVGVIADRYFAAQKVLAWLLLAGGALMCFIALQTQFSSFFPLLVVYAITYMPTVALTNSIAFANIGDPEKEFPRIRVLGTLGWIASGLFIGFVLPPMLGMGNISDTNLPLWLTAAASIALGLYSFWLPDTPAKGSGPVDIKALFGLNALAMLKDRSFAIFALCSFLFCMPLAFYYQFANGYLTQVGLNEATGWMTLGQVSEIFALLALPLLLKRFGIKKVLMLGFITAAIRYIFFIYGGTEDVWGYSMLFLGILLHGVSYDFYFVTGYIYVDKKAPAHMRTAAQGLITLICQGLGSFIGNWLGGRAMTTFALTTPRNGMTFDWFAVWGVGAAMVVAVMLLFLLFFRERSKTIEPVTLARS, encoded by the coding sequence ATGAAACGTACCCATCTGAAGCTGTCCGTCATGATGTTTATTGAATGGTTTATCTGGGGGGCGTGGTTTGTGCCTCTCTGGCAATACCTCAATAAACTGGGCTTTAGCCCATCTGAAATCGCCTGGTCTTATAGCAGCACCGCCATCGCCGCTATTCTCTCGCCGGTATTGGTAGGGGTTATCGCTGACCGCTATTTTGCCGCGCAAAAGGTTCTCGCCTGGCTCTTATTGGCAGGGGGCGCGTTGATGTGTTTCATCGCGCTGCAAACCCAATTCTCCTCTTTCTTCCCGCTGCTGGTGGTCTATGCCATCACCTACATGCCTACCGTGGCGCTGACTAATAGCATCGCGTTCGCCAATATTGGCGACCCCGAAAAAGAGTTCCCGCGCATCCGCGTGCTGGGCACCTTGGGCTGGATTGCCTCGGGCCTGTTCATCGGTTTTGTCCTGCCACCGATGCTCGGTATGGGCAATATCTCTGATACCAACCTGCCGCTGTGGCTGACCGCCGCGGCCTCTATCGCGCTGGGGCTTTATAGCTTCTGGCTGCCGGATACGCCGGCCAAGGGCAGTGGCCCGGTGGATATCAAGGCGCTGTTTGGCCTGAATGCGCTGGCGATGCTGAAAGACCGTTCTTTCGCGATTTTCGCGCTGTGCTCCTTCCTGTTCTGCATGCCGCTGGCGTTTTACTACCAGTTCGCCAACGGCTATCTGACGCAGGTCGGGCTGAATGAAGCCACCGGCTGGATGACGCTGGGTCAGGTTTCGGAGATTTTTGCACTGCTGGCCTTGCCGCTGCTGCTCAAACGCTTCGGCATTAAGAAGGTGCTGATGCTCGGCTTCATCACGGCGGCCATTCGCTACATCTTCTTTATCTACGGCGGCACCGAGGACGTGTGGGGCTACAGCATGCTGTTCCTCGGCATCCTGCTGCACGGCGTGAGCTACGACTTCTATTTCGTCACCGGCTATATCTATGTCGATAAAAAAGCCCCGGCGCACATGCGCACCGCGGCACAGGGGCTGATCACCCTGATTTGCCAAGGGCTGGGCAGCTTTATCGGCAACTGGCTGGGGGGCCGCGCGATGACCACTTTCGCCCTGACTACGCCGCGCAACGGCATGACCTTCGACTGGTTCGCCGTGTGGGGCGTTGGCGCGGCGATGGTGGTCGCGGTGATGCTGTTATTCCTGCTGTTCTTCCGCGAGCGCAGCAAAACGATTGAACCGGTAACACTGGCACGTTCTTGA
- a CDS encoding ADP-ribosylglycohydrolase family protein, which yields MQQITRENRILGALYGQMLGDALGMPSELWPRERVKKHFGWIDRFLDGPAENNAACYFTAAQFTDDTSMALALADALIEADGEVVPELIARNVIRWVDGFDAFNKNILGPSSKLALAEQKKGVAISELENNGVTNGAAMRVSPLGCVLPSAPLEHFCQQVWLASSPTHKSDIAVAGAVVIAWAVSKAIEGASWAEIKLALPDIAKYAQTRQSTTFSASLAARIELALEVVAKSTGSERASEQVYQLVGAGVSTIESVPAAIAMVELAEGCPNRCAVLCANLGGDTDTIGAMATAICGALQGIDAFDAQYLAELKRVNPLDMTTYSSAFLRFRQRAEGAA from the coding sequence ATGCAACAGATAACCCGCGAAAACCGCATTCTTGGCGCGCTCTATGGGCAAATGCTGGGCGACGCCTTGGGTATGCCGTCAGAGCTTTGGCCGCGTGAACGGGTGAAAAAGCATTTTGGCTGGATTGACCGTTTTCTTGATGGCCCGGCTGAAAACAACGCTGCCTGCTACTTCACCGCCGCGCAGTTTACCGACGACACTTCCATGGCGCTGGCGCTGGCCGATGCCCTGATTGAAGCCGATGGCGAAGTGGTGCCGGAGCTGATTGCCCGCAACGTCATTCGCTGGGTGGACGGCTTTGACGCTTTTAACAAAAACATTCTGGGACCAAGCTCGAAGCTGGCGCTGGCCGAGCAGAAGAAGGGCGTGGCAATCAGTGAGCTGGAGAACAACGGCGTGACCAACGGCGCGGCGATGCGCGTGTCGCCACTGGGCTGCGTGCTGCCTTCTGCGCCGCTGGAGCACTTCTGCCAACAGGTGTGGCTGGCTTCCAGCCCGACCCATAAGTCTGATATCGCGGTGGCCGGTGCCGTAGTGATTGCCTGGGCGGTGTCCAAAGCAATTGAAGGAGCGAGCTGGGCGGAGATTAAACTGGCGTTGCCGGACATTGCCAAATACGCCCAGACCCGCCAGAGCACCACCTTCAGCGCCTCTTTGGCCGCTCGTATCGAGTTGGCGCTGGAGGTAGTGGCGAAATCCACCGGCAGCGAGCGGGCTTCCGAGCAGGTTTACCAACTGGTGGGCGCGGGAGTGAGCACCATTGAGTCGGTTCCGGCGGCAATCGCCATGGTTGAACTGGCCGAAGGCTGCCCGAACCGCTGCGCCGTGCTGTGCGCCAACTTGGGTGGAGATACCGACACCATCGGCGCAATGGCGACGGCGATCTGCGGCGCCTTGCAGGGCATTGACGCCTTCGACGCGCAGTACCTTGCCGAATTAAAACGCGTCAATCCGCTGGATATGACCACCTACAGCAGCGCCTTCCTGCGCTTCCGCCAGCGCGCTGAGGGGGCGGCATGA
- a CDS encoding ribosomal protein uL16 3-hydroxylase, which yields MDYQLDLDWNDFLQRYWQKRPVVLKRGFKNFIDPISPDELAGLAMENEVDSRLVSHEDGRWQVSHGPFESYDHLGENNWSILVQAVDHWHEPSSHLMRPFRHIPDWRMDDLMISYSVPGGGVGPHLDQYDVFIIQGTGRRRWRVGEKIPMKQHCPHPDLLQVEPFEAIIDEELEPGDIVYIPPGFPHEGYSLEHALNYSVGFRAPNAREMLSGFADYVLSRELGSKRYGDPELVEREHPAQILPNELDGLRNMMLELAGDPEHFNSWFGEFISQSRHELDLAPPEPPYQAGEIYELLESGETLQRLGGLRVLRIGDVCYVNGEAITTEQVAAADALTRHLTVTREMLGDALDDPSFLALISALVNSGYWYFND from the coding sequence ATGGATTATCAACTCGACTTGGACTGGAATGACTTTTTGCAGCGTTATTGGCAAAAACGTCCGGTGGTTCTTAAACGTGGCTTCAAAAACTTCATCGACCCTATCTCTCCAGACGAACTGGCCGGACTGGCGATGGAGAACGAAGTCGACAGCCGTCTGGTCAGTCATGAAGACGGTCGCTGGCAGGTCAGCCACGGGCCTTTCGAAAGCTATGATCACCTGGGTGAAAATAACTGGTCGATTCTGGTTCAGGCGGTTGATCATTGGCATGAGCCCTCTTCCCACCTGATGCGTCCTTTCCGCCATATTCCTGACTGGCGTATGGATGACCTGATGATCTCCTATTCAGTGCCGGGCGGCGGCGTTGGCCCGCATCTGGACCAGTATGACGTGTTTATCATTCAGGGTACCGGCCGCCGTCGCTGGCGCGTTGGGGAGAAAATCCCCATGAAACAGCACTGCCCGCACCCGGATTTGCTTCAGGTTGAGCCGTTCGAAGCCATTATTGATGAAGAGCTGGAGCCGGGCGATATCGTCTATATTCCGCCGGGCTTCCCGCACGAAGGCTACTCGCTGGAACATGCCCTGAACTACTCGGTCGGTTTCCGCGCGCCGAACGCCCGCGAAATGCTCAGCGGCTTTGCCGACTATGTGCTCTCCCGCGAGCTTGGTAGTAAGCGTTATGGCGATCCGGAGCTGGTTGAGCGCGAGCACCCGGCGCAAATCCTGCCAAACGAGCTGGACGGTCTGCGCAATATGATGCTGGAGCTGGCGGGCGACCCCGAGCACTTCAACAGCTGGTTTGGCGAGTTTATCTCCCAGTCGCGCCACGAGCTTGACTTAGCGCCGCCGGAGCCGCCTTATCAGGCCGGTGAAATTTATGAGCTGCTGGAATCGGGCGAAACCTTGCAGCGCCTCGGCGGCCTGCGCGTGTTGCGCATCGGCGACGTGTGCTACGTCAATGGCGAAGCTATCACCACGGAGCAAGTTGCCGCCGCTGACGCCTTAACGCGTCACCTGACGGTAACTCGCGAGATGCTAGGCGACGCGCTGGATGACCCGTCATTCCTCGCATTGATCTCTGCTTTGGTTAACAGCGGCTACTGGTACTTCAATGATTAA
- the phoQ gene encoding two-component system sensor histidine kinase PhoQ, with amino-acid sequence MRFRKGKPFSLRSRFMVATAGVVLALSLAYGLVAVVGYMVSFDKTAYRLLRGESNLFFSLAQWRDNKLTINVPPDLDLNSPTLVFIYDDKGNLLWAQRRVPELETHIDKEWMNKPGFYEIDTDTQVSSEVIGDNQQAKDKLKNYDDTDANALTHSIAVNTYSATSRLPALNIVVVDTIPQELQRSDLVWEWFSYVLIANLLLVIPLLWLAAYWSLRPIKALIRQVAELETHEREALDENPPSELKGLVRNLNTLLHGERERYDRYRTTLADLTHSLKTPLAVLQSTLRSLRNGKQMTIEQAEPVMLEQISRISQQIGYYLHRATLRSEHNILVREVHSVPGLLDSLCSALNKVYQRKGVVLTLDISPEITFIGEKNDFIEVMGNVIDNACKYCLEFVEISAVYAEKQLVILIEDDGPGIPESKREVIFQRGQRADTLRPGQGLGLSLASEIIEQYDGQIIIGDSPLGGASMRVCFGKQHDVDND; translated from the coding sequence ATGAGATTTCGCAAAGGAAAGCCCTTCTCACTGCGCTCGCGTTTTATGGTCGCCACCGCTGGCGTGGTGCTGGCGCTGTCACTGGCTTACGGGCTGGTGGCGGTGGTCGGCTATATGGTCAGCTTCGACAAAACCGCCTACCGCCTGCTGCGCGGTGAAAGTAATCTGTTCTTCAGCCTTGCCCAGTGGCGCGATAACAAGCTGACAATCAATGTGCCGCCAGATTTGGATCTCAACTCGCCAACCTTAGTCTTTATCTATGACGACAAAGGCAACCTGCTGTGGGCCCAGCGCCGCGTGCCGGAGCTTGAGACACATATCGACAAAGAGTGGATGAACAAGCCCGGTTTCTACGAAATCGACACGGACACCCAGGTCAGTAGCGAGGTCATTGGCGATAATCAACAAGCCAAAGACAAGCTGAAAAATTATGACGACACTGACGCCAACGCCCTCACCCACTCCATTGCGGTAAATACCTACTCGGCCACCTCGCGCCTGCCCGCGCTGAATATCGTGGTGGTAGATACCATCCCGCAAGAGCTACAGCGTTCCGATTTGGTGTGGGAGTGGTTCAGCTATGTGCTGATCGCCAACTTGCTGCTGGTTATCCCGCTGCTGTGGCTGGCGGCCTACTGGAGCCTGCGGCCCATTAAGGCGCTGATCCGGCAAGTGGCTGAGCTGGAAACCCACGAGCGCGAAGCCTTGGATGAAAACCCGCCGAGCGAGTTGAAAGGCTTGGTGCGCAATCTTAATACTCTGCTGCACGGCGAGCGCGAACGCTATGACCGCTATCGCACTACGCTGGCGGATTTGACCCACAGCCTGAAGACGCCGCTGGCAGTGTTGCAGTCCACGCTGCGCTCTCTGCGTAACGGCAAACAGATGACTATTGAACAAGCAGAACCCGTGATGTTGGAGCAAATTAGCCGCATTTCGCAGCAAATTGGCTACTATTTGCATCGCGCTACGCTGCGTTCCGAGCACAACATTTTGGTGCGCGAAGTGCATTCGGTGCCGGGCCTGCTTGACAGTTTATGTTCCGCCTTGAATAAGGTGTATCAGCGCAAAGGCGTGGTGCTGACGCTGGATATTTCGCCAGAAATCACCTTTATTGGCGAGAAAAATGACTTTATCGAAGTGATGGGTAATGTCATCGATAACGCCTGCAAATACTGTCTGGAATTTGTAGAGATCAGCGCCGTGTATGCCGAAAAACAGCTGGTGATCCTGATTGAAGATGACGGTCCCGGCATTCCAGAAAGCAAACGCGAAGTGATTTTCCAGCGCGGCCAGCGCGCTGATACGCTGCGCCCCGGCCAAGGTTTAGGCTTATCCCTGGCCAGTGAAATTATTGAGCAATATGACGGCCAGATTATTATTGGCGACAGCCCACTCGGCGGTGCCAGCATGCGGGTTTGTTTCGGTAAGCAGCACGACGTGGACAACGATTAA
- the phoP gene encoding two-component system response regulator PhoP — translation MRILVVEDNALLRHHLSVQMREMGHQVDAAEDAKEADYFLQEHAPDIAIVDLGLPGEDGLSLIQRWRSHQAKLPILVLTARESWQDKVAVLEAGADDYVTKPFHLEEVIARMQALMRRNSGLASQVITLAPFQIDLSRRELTVSEQPVKLTAFEYTIIETLIRNAGKVVSKDSLMLQLYPDAELRESHTVDVLMGRLRKKLQAEYPTDVITTVRGQGYRFDIRP, via the coding sequence ATGCGAATTCTGGTTGTCGAAGACAATGCGCTGCTGCGCCATCACCTCTCGGTGCAAATGCGCGAAATGGGCCATCAGGTTGATGCTGCTGAAGACGCCAAGGAAGCCGACTACTTTTTGCAGGAACACGCGCCGGACATCGCCATCGTTGACCTCGGCCTGCCCGGTGAAGATGGCCTGAGCCTGATCCAACGCTGGCGTAGTCATCAGGCAAAATTGCCGATTCTGGTGCTGACCGCCCGCGAAAGCTGGCAGGACAAAGTGGCCGTGCTGGAAGCGGGTGCTGACGATTACGTCACCAAACCTTTCCATTTGGAAGAGGTTATCGCCCGCATGCAGGCACTGATGCGCCGCAACAGCGGCCTGGCGTCACAGGTGATCACCCTCGCACCTTTCCAGATTGACCTGTCGCGCCGCGAACTCACCGTCAGCGAACAGCCGGTCAAGCTGACCGCCTTTGAGTACACCATCATTGAAACCCTGATCCGCAATGCCGGTAAAGTGGTCAGCAAGGACTCCCTGATGCTGCAATTGTATCCTGATGCCGAGCTGCGCGAGAGCCACACCGTTGACGTATTGATGGGCCGTTTACGCAAAAAATTGCAGGCTGAATATCCTACCGACGTGATAACCACCGTGCGCGGTCAGGGTTATCGTTTCGACATTCGTCCGTAA
- the pepT gene encoding peptidase T, with protein MDKLLDRFLHYVSFDTQSKVNVRHTPSTEGQLKLARELQKELIALGLDQVTLSDKGCVMATLPGNVDWPVPTIGFISHLDTAPDFTAKHVNPQIVENYRGGDIALGNGDEVLSPVMFPVLHQLLGQTLITTDGKTLLGSDDKAGIATIVTAMARLKNSAIPHGPLRIAFTPDEEIGKGAQSFDVPAFAAQWAYTVDGGGVGELEFENFNAASATIKIVGNNVHPGSAKGVMVNALSLAVRIHAELPADETPEKTEGYEGFYHLTSMKGSVERAEMHYIIRDFDQANFEARKQKIIDIAHLVGEGLHRDCYIEVTLDDHYYNMRDKVAQHPHIIEIAKQAMIDCEIEPLMKPIRGGTDGAQLSFRGLPCPNIFTGGYNFHGKHEFVTLEGMEKAVSVVMRIAELTAKNAKS; from the coding sequence ATGGATAAGTTGCTTGATCGTTTCTTACACTACGTTTCGTTTGATACCCAATCGAAGGTCAACGTTCGACACACGCCTAGCACGGAAGGGCAGTTGAAGCTGGCGCGTGAACTTCAGAAAGAATTGATTGCACTCGGCCTTGATCAGGTCACGCTCAGTGACAAAGGCTGCGTGATGGCAACCTTGCCTGGCAATGTCGACTGGCCTGTGCCGACTATCGGCTTTATCTCTCATTTAGACACGGCGCCGGATTTCACGGCGAAGCACGTCAATCCTCAAATTGTTGAAAATTATCGCGGTGGTGATATTGCGCTGGGTAACGGCGACGAAGTGCTTTCGCCGGTGATGTTCCCGGTGCTACACCAGCTGCTGGGCCAGACGCTGATCACCACCGATGGCAAAACCCTGCTCGGCTCGGATGATAAAGCAGGCATCGCCACTATCGTTACCGCCATGGCGCGTCTGAAAAATAGCGCGATCCCGCACGGGCCGCTGCGCATTGCTTTTACCCCAGACGAAGAGATCGGCAAGGGCGCGCAGTCTTTCGACGTCCCGGCTTTTGCCGCCCAATGGGCATACACCGTGGACGGCGGTGGCGTCGGGGAGCTGGAGTTTGAGAATTTCAACGCCGCCTCGGCGACCATCAAAATTGTCGGTAATAATGTCCATCCCGGCAGCGCCAAAGGGGTGATGGTCAACGCCTTGTCGCTGGCGGTACGAATTCATGCCGAACTGCCAGCTGATGAAACACCTGAAAAAACAGAAGGTTACGAAGGTTTCTACCATCTGACGTCGATGAAAGGCTCGGTCGAACGCGCCGAAATGCACTACATTATTCGCGATTTCGATCAGGCGAACTTTGAAGCGCGTAAGCAGAAAATCATCGATATCGCTCATCTGGTGGGCGAAGGGCTGCACCGCGACTGCTATATCGAGGTGACTCTTGATGACCATTATTACAATATGCGCGACAAAGTGGCGCAGCATCCACACATCATTGAAATTGCCAAACAGGCGATGATTGATTGTGAAATCGAACCGCTGATGAAGCCAATTCGCGGCGGCACCGACGGCGCGCAGCTCTCCTTCCGCGGCCTGCCTTGCCCGAACATTTTCACCGGCGGCTACAACTTCCACGGCAAGCATGAGTTTGTCACGCTGGAGGGGATGGAGAAGGCGGTCAGCGTGGTGATGCGTATTGCCGAACTGACGGCCAAGAACGCCAAAAGCTAA
- the lolD gene encoding lipoprotein-releasing ABC transporter ATP-binding protein LolD — protein MSNILSSQGGILLQCENLCKTYQEGKMHTDVLRDVSFAIQQGEMMAIVGSSGSGKSTLLHLLGGLDSPTSGDVVFKNTSLNTMSSAAKAELRNRELGFIYQFHHLLPDFTALENVAMPLLIGKGKKAEVEEKAMAMLAAVGLQHRSKHRPSELSGGERQRVAIARALVNSPSLVLADEPTGNLDQKNADSIFDLLGELNVRQGTAFLVVTHDLQLAKRMNRQLEMRDGKLQQDSTLLGAK, from the coding sequence ATGAGTAACATTTTATCGTCGCAGGGCGGAATCTTATTGCAGTGCGAAAACCTCTGTAAGACCTATCAGGAAGGCAAAATGCACACCGACGTGCTGCGCGATGTCTCTTTCGCCATTCAACAGGGCGAAATGATGGCCATCGTCGGCAGTTCGGGATCGGGTAAAAGTACCTTGCTGCACCTGCTGGGCGGGCTAGACTCGCCAACCTCGGGTGACGTGGTATTCAAAAACACCTCGCTTAACACCATGTCTTCTGCCGCCAAGGCCGAGCTGCGTAACCGCGAGCTGGGCTTTATCTATCAGTTCCACCACCTGCTGCCGGACTTCACTGCGTTGGAAAACGTGGCCATGCCGCTGCTGATTGGCAAAGGCAAGAAGGCCGAAGTGGAAGAGAAAGCCATGGCGATGCTGGCGGCGGTGGGCTTACAGCACCGCAGCAAACACCGCCCGTCCGAACTGTCCGGCGGTGAGCGTCAGCGCGTCGCCATTGCCCGCGCGCTGGTTAACAGCCCGTCGCTGGTGCTGGCCGATGAGCCAACCGGTAACCTCGACCAGAAAAACGCTGATAGTATCTTCGACCTGCTCGGCGAGCTGAATGTCCGTCAGGGCACGGCGTTTCTGGTGGTCACCCATGACCTGCAACTGGCGAAACGGATGAATCGCCAGTTGGAGATGCGTGACGGCAAGCTGCAACAGGACTCGACCCTGCTGGGAGCGAAGTAA
- the lolE gene encoding lipoprotein-releasing ABC transporter permease subunit LolE: MSAIPFSLLIGLRFSRGRRRSGMVSLISVISTLGIALGVAVLIVGLSAMNGFERELKERVLAVVPHGEIRPVNQPFNGWQGVLERVEKVPGIAAAAPYIEFNGLIEHGAKLRAIKLKGVDPQQESRVSAAPNFVQGDAWKNFKAGEQQLILGKGVADAIGVKQDDWVTVMVPNSDPEMKLLQPKRIRLHVTGILQLSGQLDHSFAMVPLADAQQYQEMGSSVTGIDIKVNDVFAAQKLVRDAGEVTHAYVYISSWIGTYGYMYRDIQMVRAIMYMAMVLVIGVACFNIVSTLVMAVKDKSSDIAILRTLGAKDGLIRAVFIWYGLLSGLVGSIVGVVVGVIASFQLTNIINALQSFTGHKFLSGDIYFIDFLPSELHWIDVAGVLFTALVLSLLASWYPARRASRIDPARVLSGGQ, translated from the coding sequence ATGTCAGCTATTCCCTTTTCTCTATTAATTGGCCTGCGTTTTAGTCGCGGGCGTCGCCGTAGCGGCATGGTGTCGCTGATTTCGGTTATCTCCACGCTGGGTATCGCCCTTGGCGTGGCAGTGCTGATCGTCGGTCTAAGCGCGATGAACGGCTTTGAACGTGAGCTAAAAGAGCGCGTTCTTGCCGTGGTGCCGCATGGTGAAATTCGCCCGGTTAATCAGCCTTTCAATGGCTGGCAGGGCGTGCTGGAGCGCGTAGAAAAAGTGCCCGGCATTGCCGCCGCCGCCCCTTATATTGAATTTAACGGCCTGATTGAGCACGGCGCTAAGCTGCGCGCCATCAAGCTGAAAGGGGTGGATCCGCAGCAGGAATCACGCGTCAGCGCTGCGCCAAACTTCGTGCAGGGCGATGCCTGGAAAAACTTTAAAGCCGGTGAACAGCAGCTGATTCTGGGTAAAGGCGTGGCGGATGCCATTGGCGTGAAGCAGGATGACTGGGTCACCGTGATGGTGCCGAACAGCGACCCTGAAATGAAGCTGTTGCAGCCTAAGCGCATTCGCCTGCACGTTACCGGTATCCTGCAACTCAGCGGCCAGCTGGACCACAGCTTTGCCATGGTGCCGCTGGCGGATGCCCAGCAGTATCAGGAAATGGGCAGCAGCGTCACCGGGATTGATATCAAAGTTAATGACGTATTTGCCGCGCAAAAGCTGGTGCGAGATGCGGGCGAAGTGACCCACGCTTATGTCTACATCAGCAGTTGGATTGGCACTTACGGCTACATGTATCGCGATATTCAGATGGTTCGCGCCATTATGTATATGGCGATGGTGTTAGTCATCGGAGTGGCATGTTTCAATATCGTGTCTACGCTGGTGATGGCGGTAAAAGATAAAAGTAGCGATATTGCGATTTTGCGCACGCTGGGTGCCAAAGACGGGCTTATTCGCGCGGTGTTCATCTGGTACGGTTTACTTTCCGGGCTGGTGGGCAGCATCGTTGGCGTGGTGGTGGGGGTTATCGCCTCCTTCCAACTGACCAACATCATTAATGCATTGCAGAGCTTCACCGGGCATAAGTTCCTGTCAGGCGATATCTATTTCATCGACTTTTTACCGTCGGAGCTACACTGGATTGACGTAGCGGGCGTACTGTTTACCGCACTGGTACTGAGCCTGCTGGCCAGTTGGTATCCAGCGAGACGAGCCAGCCGGATAGATCCTGCGCGCGTGTTGAGTGGCGGACAGTAA
- a CDS encoding PfkB family carbohydrate kinase — MSNQHGELLHTLMQGNWHQQCRVTVVGAAVMDMVAHADALPERGGDTAASVSGFHLGGCALNIALGLKQLGINSHNLLPLGEGMWATRLRDEMAQRGIQSDLQVGGADNGWCLALVEPDGERTFISIDGVENQWQTAWLENRTPTSGLVYLSGYQLGAKQGGVLVAWMQALPAEVRVVLDLGPRLDTMSPEFIDGLLRPGVIMTLNQREAGLLGYRDDEEHFCRQLHGKTGELVVLRCGAKGSYYFGGESDHGWIAPRKVTMVDSIGAGDSHCAGLLAGLSLGLSHWQSMMLANCVAAYVVSKPGGDCAPTLAQLADEMSRED, encoded by the coding sequence ATGAGCAACCAGCACGGCGAACTGCTTCACACACTGATGCAGGGGAACTGGCACCAGCAGTGCCGGGTGACGGTGGTCGGCGCGGCGGTAATGGACATGGTGGCGCACGCCGATGCTCTGCCGGAGCGCGGTGGCGACACCGCTGCCAGCGTGTCGGGGTTTCACCTCGGCGGCTGTGCACTGAATATCGCCCTCGGCCTGAAACAGCTGGGGATCAACAGCCACAACCTGCTGCCGCTGGGAGAGGGCATGTGGGCCACACGCCTGCGTGATGAAATGGCCCAGCGCGGCATTCAGTCTGACTTGCAGGTCGGCGGCGCGGATAACGGCTGGTGCCTGGCGCTGGTGGAACCCGACGGTGAACGCACTTTTATCTCCATCGACGGCGTCGAGAACCAGTGGCAGACCGCGTGGCTGGAGAACCGCACGCCGACCAGCGGGCTGGTGTATCTCTCCGGCTATCAGCTAGGCGCCAAACAGGGCGGGGTGCTGGTGGCGTGGATGCAGGCGCTGCCCGCCGAGGTGCGCGTGGTGCTGGACCTAGGCCCGCGTCTCGACACCATGTCGCCAGAGTTCATCGACGGGCTGCTGCGTCCGGGGGTGATCATGACCCTCAATCAGCGCGAAGCGGGCCTGCTCGGCTATCGCGACGACGAAGAGCATTTCTGCCGCCAGCTGCACGGCAAAACCGGCGAACTGGTAGTGCTGCGCTGCGGCGCGAAGGGGAGTTACTACTTTGGCGGAGAAAGCGACCACGGCTGGATTGCGCCGCGCAAAGTGACCATGGTGGACAGCATTGGCGCGGGCGACAGCCACTGCGCCGGGCTGCTGGCGGGGCTATCCCTGGGATTAAGTCACTGGCAGAGCATGATGCTGGCGAACTGCGTGGCGGCCTACGTGGTGTCTAAGCCGGGCGGCGACTGTGCGCCGACGCTGGCCCAGCTCGCCGATGAGATGAGCCGCGAGGATTAA
- the cobB gene encoding Sir2 family NAD+-dependent deacetylase, with the protein MRTRHRLCRFRKNKRIRHQRFRSNIFHRDNMAAASLKRPFVVVLTGAGISAESGIRTFRAADGLWEEHKVEDVATPEGYRNDPELVQAFYNARRQQLQNAEIEPNAAHHALATLEDALGDNFMLVTQNIDNLHERAGNKRVMHMHGELLKVRCTHSGQVFDWPGDLSVNDKCHCCQFPAPLRPHVVWFGEMPIGMDEIYQALAKADFFIAIGTSGHVYPAAGFVHEAKMGGAYTIELNLEPSQVESQFDERKYGLASQVVPEFIHAFLTKQENAWR; encoded by the coding sequence ATGCGCACACGCCATCGTCTGTGTCGATTTCGCAAAAACAAGCGCATACGGCACCAACGTTTTCGCTCAAATATTTTCCATCGAGACAATATGGCCGCCGCATCGCTGAAGCGGCCTTTTGTTGTGGTGCTGACCGGGGCGGGGATCTCCGCTGAGTCTGGCATCCGCACCTTTCGCGCCGCCGACGGCCTGTGGGAAGAGCACAAGGTCGAGGACGTGGCGACGCCGGAAGGCTATCGCAACGATCCTGAACTGGTGCAGGCGTTCTACAACGCTCGCCGCCAGCAGTTGCAAAACGCCGAGATTGAGCCCAACGCGGCGCATCACGCTTTAGCCACGCTCGAAGACGCGCTGGGCGATAACTTTATGCTGGTGACGCAGAACATCGATAACCTGCACGAGCGCGCCGGAAACAAGCGCGTGATGCATATGCACGGTGAATTGCTCAAAGTGCGCTGTACCCACTCCGGTCAAGTGTTCGACTGGCCGGGCGACCTGTCGGTGAATGACAAATGCCACTGTTGCCAGTTCCCCGCGCCGCTGCGCCCGCACGTGGTGTGGTTCGGCGAAATGCCTATTGGCATGGATGAGATTTATCAGGCGCTGGCGAAAGCGGATTTCTTTATCGCTATTGGCACTTCGGGCCATGTCTATCCGGCGGCGGGATTTGTCCACGAAGCCAAGATGGGCGGGGCTTACACCATTGAGCTGAATCTCGAGCCAAGTCAGGTGGAGAGCCAGTTTGATGAACGCAAGTATGGCCTTGCCAGTCAGGTGGTGCCTGAGTTTATTCATGCCTTCCTGACCAAACAAGAAAACGCCTGGCGCTAG